The Opitutales bacterium ASA1 genome window below encodes:
- a CDS encoding alkaline phosphatase D family protein, with the protein MRCSVLSSSGFSHLRVLAACVAAFVAPTLAEAAGRLVSGPMLGHRAHREVTVWLETEGAQNVEIHYWREDAPENRHTATILQPPATPTGGQPIKAALALLDMGARYAYQIAIDGTPVSFPYPLRFSTTDQWEWRKPPPDFSFLYGSCAYINEPAYDRPGKPYGHTTEIFRHMAASGADFTLWGGDNWYYREADFSSVSGLWHRARHDRATHDLQPLLAAMHHYATWDDHDYGSNDANRSFEFKGPALDVFKAYWGNPSFGEPDNAGVYHKFFWGDAAFIVMDNRYHRDDSELDATLHPHKTQYGSRQVEWLEQSLLQAKQLRHYPFKFVVTGGQVLTSFGGASETFALFPDERARILRFIRDHDIPGVVFLSGDVHFTELARTEIGGRAVYELTSSPLTSGAWSSADRVRGPDPLRVEGTLFAEQNFCRLAVTGPRDARVLTIQCFDSAGALRWTHDIAASELQ; encoded by the coding sequence ATGCGCTGCTCAGTCCTCTCGAGTTCCGGCTTCAGCCACCTCCGCGTGCTTGCCGCCTGTGTCGCCGCCTTCGTCGCGCCGACCCTCGCCGAGGCCGCCGGCCGTCTCGTTTCCGGTCCGATGCTCGGCCACCGCGCGCATCGCGAAGTGACTGTCTGGCTCGAAACGGAGGGCGCACAAAACGTCGAGATCCACTATTGGCGCGAGGACGCGCCCGAAAACCGCCACACCGCGACCATTCTCCAGCCTCCCGCCACCCCGACCGGCGGCCAGCCCATCAAGGCCGCCCTCGCGCTCCTCGACATGGGTGCGCGCTACGCCTACCAGATCGCGATCGACGGCACACCGGTTTCCTTCCCATACCCGCTTCGCTTCAGCACGACGGATCAGTGGGAATGGCGCAAACCGCCGCCCGACTTCTCCTTCCTCTACGGCTCCTGCGCCTACATCAACGAGCCCGCCTACGATCGCCCCGGCAAACCCTACGGTCACACGACGGAGATCTTCCGCCACATGGCCGCGAGCGGAGCCGACTTCACGCTCTGGGGCGGCGACAACTGGTACTACCGAGAGGCCGACTTCAGCTCCGTCTCCGGCCTCTGGCACCGAGCCCGTCACGATCGCGCGACACACGACCTCCAGCCGCTCCTGGCCGCGATGCACCACTACGCGACTTGGGACGACCACGACTACGGCTCCAACGACGCCAACCGCAGCTTCGAGTTCAAGGGTCCGGCGCTCGACGTCTTCAAGGCCTACTGGGGCAACCCCTCCTTCGGCGAACCCGACAACGCCGGCGTCTACCACAAGTTCTTCTGGGGCGACGCCGCGTTCATCGTCATGGACAACCGCTACCACCGCGACGACTCCGAACTCGACGCCACCCTTCATCCCCACAAAACGCAGTACGGCTCCCGCCAAGTCGAGTGGCTCGAACAATCGCTCCTGCAGGCGAAACAACTGCGACATTACCCGTTCAAGTTCGTCGTCACCGGAGGCCAAGTGCTGACCAGTTTCGGCGGCGCGAGCGAGACGTTCGCCCTCTTCCCCGACGAGCGCGCGCGCATTCTCCGCTTCATCCGCGATCACGATATCCCCGGGGTCGTCTTCCTCAGTGGCGACGTCCACTTCACCGAACTCGCCCGCACCGAGATCGGTGGACGCGCCGTCTACGAACTCACCTCGTCGCCCCTCACCAGCGGAGCGTGGTCTTCCGCCGACAGGGTCCGCGGCCCCGATCCGCTGCGCGTCGAGGGGACGCTGTTTGCCGAACAAAACTTCTGCCGTCTCGCCGTCACCGGCCCACGCGACGCCCGCGTGCTCACGATCCAGTGCTTCGACTCCGCCGGCGCGCTCCGTTGGACGCACGACATCGCCGCAAGCGAGTTGCAATAG
- a CDS encoding AAA family ATPase: MPRLHVLCGLPGSGKTTYALGLLRTTRAVRLANDDWMVALFGTNPSESEFRAAFARIEALQWSLALELLRCDIDVIWDYGVWSRAARADLHARCRAAGAEFVLYDISCGFETAVARVLARNTDGAPYTATLRIDRDAMEEFRRLYEPPSDDEGFDVVRVASG, encoded by the coding sequence ATGCCACGCCTCCACGTCCTTTGTGGTCTCCCGGGGTCGGGCAAGACCACCTACGCGCTCGGGCTTCTCCGCACGACTCGAGCCGTCCGTTTGGCCAACGACGACTGGATGGTCGCCCTGTTCGGCACCAACCCGTCCGAATCCGAATTCCGCGCGGCCTTCGCCCGCATCGAGGCGCTCCAGTGGAGTCTCGCCCTCGAGCTCCTCCGTTGCGACATCGATGTGATCTGGGACTACGGCGTTTGGTCCCGCGCTGCTCGCGCCGACTTGCATGCGCGCTGTCGTGCCGCCGGAGCCGAGTTCGTGCTCTACGACATCTCCTGCGGCTTCGAGACGGCCGTCGCACGCGTGCTCGCGCGAAACACCGACGGAGCTCCCTACACAGCCACACTCCGCATCGATCGCGACGCCATGGAGGAGTTTCGCCGTCTCTACGAACCGCCGAGCGACGATGAAGGATTCGACGTGGTACGGGTCGCTTCTGGTTGA
- the lipA gene encoding lipoyl synthase, with product MQNLRVLLSFPLNDSTLIHAMETTRKPAWLRAKLPNGPEYGRVRQLVDDNQLHTVCQSAQCPNMGECWSRGTATVMILGNICTRSCTFCAIQTGRPTEYDLGEPARVADAVARMHLRHCVITSVARDDLKDGGASVWAATIRAVRYRNPGCAIEVLIPDMQGRIDQLDTILDARPDILNHNVETVERLQRKVRVSARYDRSRSVLRHAKSRGFTTKTGLMLGVGEQKDEVAQTLRDLRDDQVDILTIGQYLQPTPQHLPIDRWVTPEEFAEWKSYGLSIGFGVIESGPLVRSSYHADEQSSRYTTPAVAPAAAAGA from the coding sequence TTGCAGAATCTCCGTGTCTTGCTGTCGTTTCCTCTCAACGACTCGACGCTCATTCACGCGATGGAAACCACACGCAAACCCGCTTGGCTCCGAGCCAAGCTCCCGAACGGACCCGAATACGGACGCGTGCGCCAGTTGGTGGACGACAACCAACTCCACACCGTCTGCCAGAGCGCGCAGTGTCCCAACATGGGCGAATGCTGGTCCCGCGGCACCGCCACCGTGATGATCCTCGGCAACATCTGCACGCGCTCCTGCACCTTCTGCGCGATCCAGACCGGCCGACCCACGGAGTACGATCTGGGCGAACCCGCCCGCGTGGCCGACGCCGTCGCCCGCATGCACCTGCGGCACTGCGTGATCACCTCTGTCGCGCGCGACGACCTCAAGGACGGTGGCGCCTCCGTTTGGGCCGCCACGATCCGCGCCGTGCGTTACCGCAACCCCGGTTGCGCCATCGAGGTCCTCATCCCCGACATGCAGGGGCGCATCGACCAGCTCGACACCATCCTCGACGCCCGCCCGGACATACTCAATCACAACGTCGAAACCGTGGAACGCCTCCAGCGCAAGGTCCGCGTCTCCGCCCGTTACGACCGCTCCCGCTCCGTCCTCCGCCACGCGAAGTCGCGCGGCTTCACGACCAAGACCGGCCTCATGCTCGGCGTCGGCGAGCAGAAGGACGAAGTCGCACAGACGCTCCGCGATCTGCGTGACGACCAAGTCGATATCCTCACGATCGGCCAATACCTCCAGCCGACCCCGCAACACCTCCCGATCGACCGCTGGGTCACGCCCGAGGAATTCGCCGAGTGGAAGTCTTACGGCCTCTCGATCGGCTTCGGTGTGATCGAGTCCGGTCCGCTCGTCCGCTCGTCCTACCACGCCGACGAGCAATCCAGTCGTTACACGACACCGGCCGTCGCCCCCGCAGCAGCTGCCGGCGCCTGA
- the lipB gene encoding lipoyl(octanoyl) transferase LipB yields MPENDPPIAIAQTRAAPAEPLALDVQDWGRTEYRSAFAMQEALVRDRQEGRIGDTLVFTEHDQVYTLGARPGAERHLLLAESDAASSGIAVIKTNRGGDITYHGPGQVVGYPIIDLGARRDLHAYLRLLEQVLINTLGTLGLAAARRSGKTGIWLGTRKIAAIGVASRRWVTYHGFALNVNTDLAPFAGIVPCGITDGTVTSMHLELGHAIDMQEVKGLLASEFRTLLVASAHA; encoded by the coding sequence GTGCCCGAGAACGACCCTCCAATTGCCATCGCCCAGACGCGCGCCGCGCCCGCCGAACCGCTTGCGCTCGACGTGCAGGATTGGGGACGGACGGAGTACCGCTCCGCCTTCGCCATGCAGGAAGCGCTCGTGCGCGACCGGCAGGAGGGACGTATCGGCGACACGCTCGTCTTCACCGAGCACGACCAGGTCTACACCTTGGGCGCGCGGCCCGGGGCCGAGCGGCACCTGCTGCTCGCCGAATCCGACGCGGCTTCGAGTGGCATTGCCGTGATCAAGACCAACCGCGGAGGGGACATCACCTACCACGGCCCCGGCCAAGTCGTCGGTTACCCGATCATCGATCTCGGCGCGCGGCGCGACTTGCATGCCTACCTCCGACTCCTCGAGCAGGTGTTGATCAACACCCTCGGCACACTCGGCCTCGCTGCCGCCCGCCGTTCCGGCAAGACCGGCATCTGGCTCGGCACCCGCAAGATCGCCGCCATCGGCGTGGCCTCGCGCAGGTGGGTCACCTACCATGGGTTCGCGCTCAACGTGAACACCGACCTCGCGCCGTTCGCCGGCATCGTCCCCTGCGGCATCACGGACGGAACCGTCACTTCGATGCACCTCGAGCTCGGGCACGCGATCGACATGCAGGAGGTCAAGGGTCTGCTCGCGTCCGAGTTTCGCACGCTCCTCGTGGCCTCCGCGCACGCGTGA
- a CDS encoding response regulator — MARILIVDDEESIRRLLQGVLTRAGHEVDSAADGNEALAAVRARTYDLVVTDLIMPGKEGIETIMELRTSQPAVKIIAMSGGSRVCALDYLTIASQLGAAATLEKPFMIDALLGAVNAAVGGSATHRPPA, encoded by the coding sequence ATGGCCCGTATCCTCATTGTCGACGACGAAGAGAGCATCCGCCGACTGCTCCAAGGCGTCCTGACGCGCGCAGGACACGAGGTCGACTCCGCCGCAGACGGCAACGAAGCTCTCGCAGCCGTTCGAGCACGCACCTACGATCTCGTCGTCACCGATCTCATCATGCCGGGAAAGGAAGGCATCGAGACGATCATGGAACTGCGCACCTCCCAACCCGCGGTGAAGATCATCGCGATGTCCGGCGGGAGCCGCGTCTGTGCACTCGACTACCTCACGATCGCCTCGCAGCTCGGAGCCGCCGCCACCCTCGAGAAGCCCTTCATGATCGACGCCCTGCTCGGCGCTGTGAACGCGGCCGTCGGGGGCAGCGCCACGCATCGACCGCCGGCTTGA
- a CDS encoding serine hydrolase domain-containing protein, whose amino-acid sequence MSSPFTPHPLLFSALLILASPPFASAGLVDPERVDAALAELVSDQGLVGVSALVFEKGEEVYFGAHGWADREAQRPMRRDTLAYIYSMTKPITGVALMQLFERGLFRLDDPLARHAPEFANLVVYAGLDAEGVPIYEKPRRPPTIRDATRHTAGFSRGESPDDPIARAYAAEEPMHFDNTLAQFAEKLGRVPLAFHPGERWLYGDSVDVQAFLVERIGGMPFADYLRENLFAPLGMAETRYHFGPEFDARRTKIYERQSDGGFAPEGPGPVAYNLEPRALSPGGWGLISTLDDYMRFARMLLGGGELDGARILRSDTVRLMASNALPATMKDSLWLPSKGQVGFGIDFAVRLASPASPDENSGEIGEFFWDGRASTLFWVDPENEIAAVLFTQMMPFNTLPVHKTFRDAVYHDDPTAAAPRSTD is encoded by the coding sequence ATGTCGTCACCGTTCACCCCGCACCCGCTTCTCTTCTCCGCGCTTTTGATTCTCGCATCGCCTCCCTTCGCTTCGGCTGGTCTGGTCGATCCCGAAAGGGTCGATGCCGCACTCGCCGAATTGGTGAGCGATCAGGGCTTGGTCGGCGTCTCCGCGCTCGTCTTCGAAAAGGGCGAAGAGGTCTACTTCGGTGCCCACGGTTGGGCGGATCGAGAAGCGCAGCGCCCGATGCGGCGCGACACGCTCGCCTACATCTACTCGATGACCAAACCGATCACCGGCGTCGCGCTCATGCAATTGTTCGAGCGAGGCCTCTTCCGACTCGACGATCCGCTCGCGCGGCACGCACCGGAATTCGCGAACCTCGTCGTCTACGCCGGCCTCGACGCCGAGGGCGTGCCGATCTACGAGAAGCCGCGCCGCCCGCCGACGATCCGGGACGCCACCCGCCACACCGCCGGTTTCAGTCGCGGCGAAAGCCCAGACGACCCCATCGCGCGAGCCTACGCCGCGGAGGAACCGATGCACTTCGACAACACGCTCGCGCAGTTCGCGGAGAAGCTCGGGCGCGTGCCGCTCGCCTTCCATCCCGGCGAACGCTGGCTCTACGGCGACTCGGTCGACGTGCAGGCGTTTCTCGTCGAACGCATCGGCGGCATGCCGTTCGCGGACTACCTGCGCGAAAACCTCTTCGCACCGTTGGGGATGGCTGAGACTCGTTACCACTTCGGTCCGGAGTTCGATGCACGCCGCACCAAGATCTACGAACGGCAATCCGACGGAGGTTTCGCTCCGGAGGGTCCGGGCCCCGTCGCCTACAACCTCGAGCCGCGCGCCCTCTCGCCGGGTGGTTGGGGCCTGATCTCGACGCTGGACGACTACATGCGGTTCGCCCGCATGCTCCTCGGCGGAGGCGAACTCGACGGCGCGCGTATCCTACGATCGGATACGGTACGCCTCATGGCGTCCAACGCCCTGCCGGCCACGATGAAGGACAGCCTTTGGCTCCCCTCCAAAGGCCAGGTCGGCTTCGGCATCGACTTCGCCGTTCGTCTCGCCTCGCCGGCGTCGCCCGACGAAAACTCGGGCGAGATCGGCGAGTTCTTCTGGGACGGCCGCGCCTCGACCCTCTTCTGGGTCGATCCCGAAAACGAAATCGCCGCCGTACTCTTCACCCAGATGATGCCGTTCAACACGCTGCCCGTCCATAAGACGTTCCGCGACGCCGTCTACCACGACGACCCGACCGCCGCCGCACCTCGCTCGACGGACTGA
- the ggt_4 gene encoding gamma-glutamyltransferase — protein MSVLVVFSGVSWSPSAIEAVDLGLGAWPTDVRERLETMEARGWHPEDYRRTRTAGGIVSATVSPVAVEAGLRALDAGGTAADAAVTVALTQVATQLGSVVSYAGIATALYYDASSGRVHALDAGYTTYADETDPLSIPPADLGALRPTETSGPTDAHGRKTLVPGFMAGMEALHRRYGRLAFGELFAPAIACADEGVVVSPILAGFFAMRAESLARTAEGRAFLGQSGRSVPQAGDRFRQPALASLLRAVAAHGAREMYTGAWAREFVAVVRREGGRVTEADLERYEPVWSEAFATEFAGHATHVTPLPNLGAYALAAGLHLADHSAFSERRPVWEDAHAWAQFARICAIATSAPMLGEETAARLRDKGVEPSPEAFLSPEFAARLAEVLTDSPPLLEHDRPRHSNALVVVDAAGNVCALTHTINAVVWGGTGIVVGGVPLPDSAGFQQARLAHVAPGGRVPHEIVDTISLREGRPVLATAGIGSSLAAETLRILVSTLAQKAPLADVLAAPNMLSHFGAAPIDAARVGLPVPVLEGWYAEPFLESVRAYGVSPVKVTPEAAEALRGTIVVVALDAESGTRVAVERPDIMVHHAARALCTTRQEH, from the coding sequence ATGTCGGTGCTCGTCGTCTTCAGTGGTGTCTCTTGGTCGCCGAGCGCGATCGAGGCCGTCGATCTCGGCCTGGGCGCTTGGCCTACGGATGTGCGCGAGCGACTGGAGACGATGGAGGCGCGCGGGTGGCATCCGGAGGATTACCGCCGGACGCGGACAGCGGGTGGCATCGTGTCGGCGACCGTTTCGCCCGTCGCGGTCGAAGCAGGACTGCGGGCGCTCGATGCGGGCGGGACGGCCGCCGATGCCGCGGTCACGGTCGCTTTGACCCAAGTCGCGACGCAACTCGGTTCGGTCGTGTCGTATGCGGGAATCGCGACGGCGCTCTACTACGATGCCTCCAGCGGCCGCGTCCACGCATTGGACGCGGGATACACGACCTACGCGGACGAGACCGATCCGCTCTCGATTCCGCCCGCGGATCTGGGCGCCTTGCGTCCCACGGAGACGTCGGGGCCTACGGACGCGCATGGGCGCAAGACGCTCGTACCCGGATTCATGGCGGGGATGGAGGCCCTTCACCGCCGGTATGGTCGCCTGGCGTTCGGAGAGCTCTTCGCACCGGCGATCGCGTGCGCGGACGAAGGTGTAGTTGTTTCTCCGATACTGGCGGGTTTCTTCGCAATGCGTGCCGAGTCTTTGGCGCGCACCGCCGAGGGTCGGGCGTTCCTCGGGCAAAGCGGCCGAAGCGTGCCGCAGGCGGGCGACCGCTTTCGCCAGCCGGCGCTGGCGTCGTTGCTGCGCGCGGTCGCGGCGCACGGTGCGCGGGAGATGTACACCGGCGCATGGGCGCGGGAATTCGTCGCGGTGGTCAGGCGCGAAGGTGGACGCGTGACGGAGGCCGATCTGGAGCGCTACGAACCCGTCTGGTCCGAGGCCTTCGCGACGGAATTCGCGGGGCACGCGACTCACGTGACACCTCTGCCCAACCTCGGAGCTTACGCGTTGGCGGCCGGCTTGCATCTCGCGGATCACTCGGCTTTCTCCGAACGAAGGCCGGTATGGGAGGATGCACATGCTTGGGCGCAGTTCGCGCGCATTTGCGCGATCGCGACATCGGCACCGATGCTTGGCGAAGAGACGGCCGCACGCCTGCGGGACAAGGGCGTCGAACCGTCACCCGAAGCATTTCTCTCACCCGAGTTCGCCGCCCGTCTCGCCGAGGTGTTGACCGACTCGCCCCCGCTGTTGGAACACGATCGGCCCCGGCACTCGAACGCGTTGGTCGTGGTCGATGCAGCCGGCAATGTGTGTGCGCTGACGCACACGATCAACGCCGTGGTCTGGGGCGGGACGGGAATCGTGGTCGGAGGCGTTCCGTTGCCGGACTCGGCGGGGTTTCAGCAGGCACGCCTGGCACACGTCGCTCCGGGAGGGCGCGTGCCGCACGAGATCGTGGACACGATCTCGCTTCGCGAGGGCCGGCCGGTGCTTGCGACAGCGGGCATCGGCTCCTCGCTCGCCGCGGAGACGCTTCGCATCCTCGTGAGCACACTCGCACAGAAAGCGCCGCTCGCCGATGTGTTGGCGGCACCGAACATGTTGTCTCACTTCGGGGCCGCGCCGATCGACGCCGCGCGCGTGGGCCTTCCCGTACCGGTGCTCGAAGGATGGTATGCGGAGCCGTTCTTGGAATCCGTACGTGCCTACGGCGTGTCGCCCGTGAAAGTAACGCCCGAGGCCGCCGAGGCGCTGCGTGGAACGATCGTCGTCGTAGCGCTCGACGCCGAAAGCGGGACGCGTGTCGCGGTGGAGCGTCCGGACATCATGGTTCATCACGCAGCGCGTGCGCTTTGCACGACACGACAAGAACACTGA
- a CDS encoding endonuclease/exonuclease/phosphatase family protein — MVGRVLIVASLVLIVVTVLPLARCEVWWVRGWDFPRLQIAIGAVSVCLYAAFRIEAAVSLEAAALASGAACFLYQVSRILPYTPLFRCEVKRAGVVKDSRRLRLLSSNVLVSNRDTNRLIGCIREERPDVFVTLESDARWEKALDELADEYPHTIKRPLDNAYGMHVYSRLPLEDVRVEYLVEPDVPSMHATVVLRSGERVRLHVLHPAPPSPTENETSEERDAELVMVAKHIAAHESGPVVVTGDLNDVAWSTTTRLFRKLSRLLDPRIGRGMLNTFHARWIFARWPLDHFFHSEHFTLVELRRLPAIGSDHFPILIELALESERGTASETPRPDSEDERLARRKLENVGEAS, encoded by the coding sequence ATGGTCGGGCGCGTGCTGATCGTCGCGAGCCTCGTCCTAATCGTCGTGACCGTTCTGCCGCTCGCGCGTTGCGAGGTGTGGTGGGTGCGCGGTTGGGATTTTCCTCGATTGCAGATCGCGATCGGCGCGGTGTCGGTGTGTCTCTACGCTGCGTTCCGGATCGAGGCGGCGGTGTCGTTGGAGGCCGCGGCTCTGGCCAGCGGTGCAGCATGTTTCCTCTACCAAGTGTCGCGGATTCTTCCCTACACGCCGCTTTTCCGGTGCGAAGTGAAGCGCGCGGGTGTCGTCAAGGACTCGCGTCGCCTACGGTTGCTTTCGAGCAACGTGCTCGTTTCGAACCGCGATACGAATAGATTGATCGGGTGCATCCGCGAAGAGCGCCCCGACGTGTTCGTGACGCTCGAAAGCGATGCGCGTTGGGAGAAGGCGCTGGACGAACTCGCGGACGAGTATCCGCACACGATCAAGCGACCGTTGGACAACGCCTACGGCATGCACGTCTATTCGCGACTGCCGCTGGAGGACGTGCGCGTGGAGTATCTCGTCGAGCCCGACGTGCCATCGATGCACGCCACTGTCGTGCTGCGCAGCGGCGAGCGCGTCCGTCTCCACGTGTTGCATCCCGCCCCTCCGAGTCCGACCGAGAACGAGACCTCGGAGGAGCGCGATGCCGAGCTGGTGATGGTCGCCAAACACATCGCGGCGCACGAGTCCGGACCGGTGGTCGTGACCGGTGACCTCAACGACGTCGCGTGGTCGACCACGACGAGGTTGTTCCGAAAGTTGAGCCGACTGCTCGACCCGCGGATCGGTCGTGGAATGTTGAATACGTTTCACGCGCGTTGGATCTTCGCACGTTGGCCGCTGGATCACTTCTTCCACAGCGAGCATTTCACGCTCGTGGAACTTCGGAGGCTTCCGGCGATCGGTTCGGATCACTTTCCGATCCTGATCGAACTCGCGCTCGAGTCGGAGCGCGGCACCGCGAGCGAGACGCCGAGGCCGGATTCGGAGGACGAGAGACTCGCGCGGCGCAAACTGGAGAACGTCGGCGAAGCGAGTTGA
- a CDS encoding ferritin-like domain-containing protein: MKSPLSGSASSRRATTDLLADRHESRRSALKKLGLGAFGLGSIVLGGREARAGFASASAADPTDVAVLNFALNLEYLEAEYYLRAVTGMGIEAAGGGVDGAGTAGEVVVKTNSQVPFTNAAFQQYAAEIAADELAHVIFLRAAITAAGGVPAARPALNLRESFAAAAQAAGLGAGFDPFADEVSFMLGAFVFEDVGVAAYKGASPLISNKTFLEAAAGILGVEAYHSGIVRTLLFQLGGTAQTAAQAISDLRDAASGVEKDQGIIVGGMANLVPTDANGIAFSRSTREVLDIVYLGSGATQGGFFPAGLNGDIK, encoded by the coding sequence ATGAAGTCCCCCCTCTCCGGTTCGGCGTCGAGTCGCCGAGCCACGACCGATCTCCTCGCCGATCGACACGAATCACGTCGATCGGCTCTGAAAAAGCTGGGCCTCGGCGCGTTCGGGCTCGGCTCCATCGTCCTCGGTGGTCGCGAAGCGCGAGCGGGATTCGCGAGCGCCTCGGCCGCGGATCCGACCGATGTCGCCGTGCTCAACTTCGCCTTGAATCTCGAGTATCTGGAAGCCGAGTACTACCTTCGCGCCGTCACCGGCATGGGCATCGAAGCAGCGGGAGGAGGCGTGGATGGAGCGGGGACCGCCGGCGAAGTCGTGGTGAAGACCAACTCGCAAGTCCCGTTCACGAACGCGGCTTTTCAGCAGTACGCGGCGGAGATCGCGGCCGACGAACTGGCGCACGTGATCTTTCTTCGTGCGGCGATCACGGCGGCCGGCGGCGTGCCGGCGGCTCGGCCAGCGTTGAATTTGCGCGAGAGCTTCGCCGCGGCGGCTCAGGCCGCCGGGCTGGGAGCCGGCTTCGATCCGTTCGCGGACGAGGTCAGCTTCATGCTCGGTGCCTTCGTGTTCGAAGACGTCGGAGTGGCGGCCTACAAAGGGGCGTCGCCGTTGATCTCGAACAAGACCTTCCTCGAGGCGGCGGCCGGGATTCTCGGAGTCGAAGCCTACCACTCGGGCATCGTCCGCACGTTGTTGTTTCAGCTCGGCGGTACGGCACAAACGGCCGCGCAGGCCATCTCCGATCTTCGGGATGCCGCGTCCGGGGTCGAGAAAGACCAGGGAATCATCGTCGGCGGCATGGCGAACCTCGTCCCGACCGACGCGAACGGCATCGCATTCAGTCGGTCCACACGCGAAGTGCTCGACATCGTCTACCTCGGGTCGGGCGCCACGCAGGGCGGGTTCTTTCCCGCGGGACTCAACGGAGACATCAAGTGA
- a CDS encoding sigma-70 family RNA polymerase sigma factor encodes MDASLIKEKDDAELVRLVATGDRAAFSEFFERHASTLLAVAVRVLRERALAEDVVQETFLHIWRKASVYRADHGSAVGWAVVMTRNRAIDRLRSRFRGDALLVRVQAEWIDEDRVEAVVGDSDRAEHVDGALAELPRDQRRVIEMAFFAGLTQNEIARAIDEPLGTVKARIRRGLLKLRERLQRLR; translated from the coding sequence ATGGACGCCTCTCTGATCAAAGAAAAGGACGACGCGGAACTCGTGCGCCTCGTGGCGACGGGGGATCGTGCGGCATTTTCCGAGTTCTTCGAGCGGCACGCGTCCACTCTGCTGGCGGTGGCGGTGCGCGTCTTGCGGGAGCGTGCCTTGGCCGAGGACGTGGTGCAGGAGACTTTCCTGCACATCTGGAGAAAGGCATCCGTGTATCGTGCGGATCACGGGAGCGCAGTGGGATGGGCGGTGGTGATGACGCGCAATCGCGCCATCGACCGGTTGCGCTCCCGTTTTCGCGGCGACGCACTGCTCGTCCGCGTGCAAGCCGAGTGGATCGACGAGGACCGCGTCGAGGCGGTGGTCGGGGACTCCGATCGGGCGGAGCACGTGGACGGTGCGCTCGCGGAGCTGCCGCGCGATCAGCGGCGCGTCATCGAAATGGCCTTCTTCGCCGGCCTCACTCAGAACGAGATCGCACGCGCGATCGACGAGCCGCTCGGGACGGTGAAGGCGCGCATCCGGCGTGGCCTCTTGAAACTCCGCGAGCGACTGCAGAGACTTCGGTAA
- a CDS encoding fatty acid desaturase, with the protein MPFRLPGSRINWVTSSFLIGTAATTLTAVPWYIWTFGLDWFQVAMFFAFFIATGLSITLGYHRLFAHFAFQAKWPVRLFTLLFGAAAFENSALDWASDHRRHHKHVDHDDDPYDISKGFWYAHIGWLLFKLSAERPRDNIADLRKDRLAVLQERFYVPIALMVGFVLPTLLGWWHGGGAGALGGFLIAGVARVTAVQHMTFFINSLCHTVGNRPYSSRCSARDSWLMAVFTFGEGYHNYHHEFQHDYRNGVKWWQWDPTKWTIWTLEKIGLVRGLRRVSEDKILLAQLAEARRRLDARLECPARPLEERMHEMLRHAQARLDEVSAQWKQLKADSASRADVYLDQATATLAEMREELRLTLALLDRVGAPA; encoded by the coding sequence ATGCCTTTCAGACTTCCCGGATCTCGGATCAACTGGGTCACGAGTTCGTTCCTCATCGGCACGGCGGCGACGACGCTCACCGCGGTGCCGTGGTACATCTGGACGTTCGGCCTCGACTGGTTTCAGGTCGCGATGTTCTTCGCGTTCTTCATCGCGACCGGCCTGAGCATCACGCTCGGCTACCACCGCCTCTTCGCGCATTTTGCATTTCAAGCGAAGTGGCCGGTGCGGTTGTTCACGCTGCTCTTCGGCGCAGCGGCCTTCGAAAACTCCGCTCTCGATTGGGCGTCCGATCACCGTCGACACCACAAGCACGTCGATCACGACGACGATCCCTACGACATCTCCAAGGGCTTCTGGTACGCGCACATCGGCTGGCTGCTCTTCAAACTCAGCGCCGAGCGCCCGCGCGACAACATCGCCGATCTGCGCAAGGACCGGCTCGCGGTGCTGCAGGAACGGTTCTACGTGCCCATCGCACTCATGGTCGGATTCGTCCTGCCCACTCTCCTCGGCTGGTGGCACGGCGGGGGAGCGGGTGCACTCGGTGGTTTCCTCATCGCCGGAGTGGCACGAGTGACGGCCGTGCAGCACATGACCTTCTTCATCAACTCGCTCTGCCACACCGTGGGCAACCGTCCTTACTCCTCGCGATGCAGCGCTCGCGACAGCTGGCTGATGGCGGTCTTCACCTTCGGCGAAGGTTACCACAACTACCACCACGAGTTTCAACACGACTACCGCAACGGCGTGAAGTGGTGGCAGTGGGATCCCACGAAATGGACGATCTGGACACTGGAAAAGATCGGACTCGTCCGCGGTCTCCGTCGTGTATCCGAAGACAAGATACTGCTCGCGCAACTCGCCGAAGCGCGTCGTCGGCTCGATGCCCGGCTGGAGTGCCCGGCTCGACCTCTCGAGGAACGCATGCACGAGATGCTGCGCCATGCGCAGGCACGTCTCGACGAGGTTTCCGCCCAGTGGAAGCAACTCAAGGCCGACTCGGCCTCACGCGCCGACGTCTATCTCGACCAAGCCACCGCGACCCTCGCGGAGATGCGTGAAGAACTTCGCCTCACGCTCGCTCTCCTCGACCGCGTCGGAGCACCGGCCTGA